Below is a genomic region from Methanobacterium sp..
GGTTCTCCTTCATTCATTTGGATTTCTGCAGAATAGAGTTCAAGTGTCTCATCTTTAATGGCATCAAATTTTTTGTGGGTCTTATCCCTAGGATCCACAAAAATCTCAGCTTCTGCCTGGGTGAATTCACGGAGCCTTATTACACCTTGTCTTGGAGATATTTCATTTCGGTATGCCTTTCCTATTTGAACCACACCAAAGGGTAATTTACCTCTAAAGAACCTTAAAAGCCTTTTAAATGGTATAAAAATACCCTGAGCAGTTTCAGGACGCATGTATCCTGTTTTTTTACCTTTGGCACCGATCAGTGTTTGAAACATCAGGTTGTAATTCCACACACGAGATAACTGACTGCCGCATTTAGGGCAACCTATTTCTTCATCCGCAATCATTGCAGTGAGTTCTTCGTTAGTTAAACCTTCCACTTCTTTATCCATAACCTCTTCAATTATGTGATCTGCCCTGTAAACTTCTAAACATTCTTTACATTCAGTCATTGGATCAGTGAAATTGTCAACATGTCCTGAAGCTTTAAGAGCTTCCTCTGGCATTACAGTAGGAGATTCTATTTCATAAAAACCTTCCCTTACGATGTAATATTCTCTCCACTTGTTGATAATCGAATTTTTTAGTATAGCACCAAGAGGACCATAATCATAAAATCCCGCAACACCTGCATATATTTCAAATGAAGACCACAGGAAACCTCTCTTCTTTGCAATGTTCATTACTTTATCATGTTTCATAGTATCATCTCGTCTAGCTTTAAAAATTATAAGCAGCATAAATCATCCAAAAACATCTGTTTGAAACCAAAATTCGATTCTGAACGATTAGAAATATTGAAAAAAAATTTAATAAGAATCCAAATATTAAATTAAATTATAATCTCCATTACTCTTTTTTAAGAGCTATTTTTTTAATTAAATCTTTATCATATTTAATTCTACTTGATTCTGGGCGTTTTTGGCCCATATATTTACTATCTCTTTCTGGATGTCCATACGGCTTTTCTGATGGAGATGTCATAGTCTCAAAAACTATTTGACAAACTCTCTGCCCAGTATATAGTGCTACGGGCATTTTACCAATATTTGAAATTTCTAGTGTGATCCTTCCATGAAATCCAGGGTCTATATAACCTGCTGTGACGTGCATGGTTACACCAAGTCTTCCCATGGAAGATCTGCCTTCAACCCTTGCAACGATATCGCCAGGTAACTTTATGGTTTCATAAGTTGTAGCAAGGGCAAATTCACCAGGATGAATTATAAAAGGTTCTCCCTCATCTATATAAAACGATTCCATATATGAATCAATGTCTGATTCATCCATTGGATCTATACATGGTTTTCTAATTATTTTGAAACCTTTAAACTCATTTCCTATCCTCAAATCTACTGATGACGGTTGTATTTGTATATCCGGACTATCAAGTGGATCTATACCAATTTTTCCTGCATCAAGGTATTCTTTAATATGTTTATCGCTTAAAATAGCCATGTTTACCCTCTTAAATATTAATTTATTATTTTTAACAGTTGATAATTGCAACCTGCATATAAAATTTATCAAAGGAGATTAAACAACTTAATATTTAAATATATGTGTTTATCTCCCAGGCCATTTAATTTATTATCGTTAATTAATGGTAATAGTTGTATTTGTATACCTAGATTATAAAGAGATCTACAACTATACAAAATATAATTATCTCCTTAAATAACCGCGCTTGTCTTCTTGCTCATTTATTTTGTCTTGCTTAACTTCTATTTCTGATATATCATTCAGTATATTTTTAATCCCGCAGCTGTTTCCAACCCCAACCACAAGGATATTTGCCTCGTCAGGAGAATTATAAATTAATTCCTGCACCAGTTCAAATGCCTCAAGTGAAGCATCTGCAATCTTCTGGTTCATGTTGCTTATAGCCTCTTCAGGACTCATTTTCACAATAACAGCATCAAGTTCAATGTTTCTTTTAACAATTTCTTCTTCAATAGCCCATTTATCTACTCCAGGACCGCCAATTACAACTCCAATACCTCTTGCCACTTTCCCTGTCTCTTCGCCCTCAAGTTTGACTGCTGCATCTACTGTTATTACTTTATCTATATTTTCTTTCGCAAGTATAGACCTGACAACTTTTCCAACCCTTCCAACTCTTGCTCCAGGACCTTTTGCACGAGCTATAATCAGATCACGTTCTTCCATCTTCTTTTTAGCAACAAACATGTCTTCGATCTCAGTTATGTACTCATTTTTATAGTCTTTCATAAGCAGACCTGCAACTATAGGACCTGCACCATCTCCAATGGGTTTTCCTTCAGAAAATGTTTTTGCACCTTCAAATTGGGCTTTTACAACCCTCATAATTAGAGGAATACTCATTTGAAGCATCAGCAATATCTGTAAGTTTCCTTTTCTTCCAAGCTCTAGATTGTGTCTTACCTGTTTTGCAACATCATTAATAGCAAGTGTGGCCTTTAAAGTCATCACAATGTTTGCTTTGGTTTCCGCGTCGGCTAAAGGGGCCACTTCATTTACCATCTGTTTAAATCTGTCTTCACTTAGATCCAGGATTTTCTCAAACTTTCTTACGAGTCCGTTAGGGTCAAGATCTACCGGAGGAACTACAAAGAATTCCATAAAACCTTCAATTTTAGCTGAAGGGTCAAGAATAGGCTTTCCTTTTTCTTTAGATATTTCAATAAGAAAATCCTCCAATTCCCGAACCATGTTCTCTAATTCAAGTGCAGCCTTGTTAACACTAGATAATGCCCTTACCCTTACAATCCATGGAATTAGAAAAATGAGTAAAACTATTACCAGTATCCCAATAATATCAAATGGACTCAATCCAAATAATGCCATTTCTTTCCCCCACATTATTCTTTTAATTTCAGCCCTATTCTCCTTAAAGTTCCTATTAAGGTGTGTGCTTCCCTTCCAGAGATGAATGCTCTCCCTATAATATTTTTAAAAACTGTAGATGCCGTTTTCATTTTATGTTCAGGGTAACCGGTGTATTTAATTAATTCATCCATTTCCTCAATTAAAAGTTCTTTTTCAGATTTTAAAGCTACTTCCAGTTCTTCTCGAGGATAATTCTTTTCTCTTTTAAATAATTCATACAGTACAATTGCTGCAGCATGGGAAATATTCAATACAGGATATTCATCGTTTGTAGGAATGGTTACAACCACATCACAGAGGGCTATCTCTTCATTATAGAGACCGTTACCTTCTCTCCCAAATACTATGGCAATATTTCCAGTTATATTTAATGATTCTGCAAACTGCTCAGGTGTGACCGCAATTCTAGAAACATTGTAACTCCCGCCAGCCATACGTGTCGTGCCGACTGTAAAATCTATTTTTTCAGCTTCGATGAATTCTTCAAGGGAACCGTACTCTTTATGGTTCCATATAATTTCTTTTGCATGCATTGCCTGGTAATAAGCTTCATTTTTTAATTCGCATGGATTAATAAGCACTAAATCGTTGAACGCAAAATTTTTCATTGTCCTTGCAAGGAAACCTATATTTCCTGGAGATTCTGGTTCAACAAAAACTACATAAATCATATTTTTATACTCTCTAAAATTAATAGAAAGGCTTATTTTTCATAAGCCATTTCAAGAAGTTTTAAAATGTTTAATACAGGGATATTAATGCCTTCTTTTTTGAGTTCAGTTTCTATATTGATCTGGCAGAATGGGCAGATGGTAACAACGGCGTCCACGCCGAGTTTTTTAATCATTTCTGCCTTTTCCTTACCTAACTCTGATGCAATTTCAGGTTTTCCGGCACGTACTCCACCACCAGCACCGCAGCACTGGTTTGGTTTTTCCATTTCAACTAACTCAAGCCCCTTAATTTTCTTTAAAATTTCACGGGGTTCTTTATTGATTCCCTGAACTCTATTGAGGTGGCATGGGTCATGGTAAGTTACCTTCATATTTAAAGGCTTCATATCTTCAGTATTTAAGTTATCAATCAGGAATTCGCTGATATCAACCACGTTGAAGTTAACACCCAATTTAGGGTAATCTTTCTTTAAAGTTGCCCCGCACCCTGCACATACAGTTATTATTGTGTCGTAGTCTTTGAAAACTTCTTTATTTTTTTGAGCCAGCTCTTTTACGATGTCAGTCTGCCCCGTTCTAATCATTGGAGAACCGCAGCACACCTGGTCTTCAGGCACTACAATGTCAATATTATGGTTCTCTAAAACTTTAAGCAGAGCAAAACCTACTTCCTGCTGCCTGTAATCTACAAGACAGCCTGTAAAGAATGCTATATTCGATTTTTCTTTATTTTTACCAGAAACTGCTTTAATAAATCCTTCATCTAAAAGTTCTACAGACCTTCCAGTACGTGCAATTAATTCTTTCACTTCTTTATGCGCTGGAAGCGGGCCGACACCTTCACGGCACGCGATTTCCCTTAATTTCTCAATTGCCCCGCCTACTGTGCTTATTTCCTTCGGACATACCTCTGCACATTTTCCACAGGTGGTACAGCAGTAAAGGCCTTCATCAAGCCCGAGTTTAGCACGTTCTTCCTTATTACGAGGGTCAAGGGCAAATTTTGAAATGTCACGCATGAAATAAGGACCTGCATATTCAGCAGATGTTTTGTTTACAACAGGACATGCAGATAGACATGAGAAACATTCTATACATCCCCTTAATTTCTTTGAGTCTTCATATTGTTCTGGTTTTAAGATTTCAAGACACATTTCGCTGTCTTGATGTACTTCATCTCCCCTTAAAGAGAGTTTCATCTTTTTGATCTTGTTTTCAATTTCGCTTCGATCTACAACCAGGTCCTTTAAAACGTCGAAATCAAGGGGCTCAATAACTGCGTTATCCTCTATTTCAGCTTTACATGCCAGTTTAACTTCGCTGTTTACCTTTAAAGCGCATGATCCACACTGTCCAGCCCTGCATGAACACCTGTAAGCTATACCTGCACCATATTTCTGGTTGATATAGTTTAAAGCATCGAGGACTTTCATTTTTTCCGTTTCCTCAACTTCATAGGTTTCATAGTAAGGCTTTTCGTCTTTAGCTGGATCATATCTTAAAACTTTAATTGCTATCATTTCTATCTCCGGATTTTTTTGAAAGTGGTTTAAAAAAATTTTTAAGTTAAATTAAGTAAGTTAATTAAATATTTAAAAATATAGTTTAATTTATGATATTCATATTCCAATTTATACGATCTTATATTTAATCTTTATAATTAAGTCTATATCTAAAGATAAATTAGGAGATTATAATCTTTTTTTTCCAAAATAACAGTATTTTACTCCATTTTATGAACATGTAGAACATATATAATTTTATTTTTAAAATTTAATTTAAATATAAAGTTTCTTTTCAAATATTTTAGCTCAAGAAGTTTAAAATATATTCTAATGATTTAAACACATTTTTTTAAGTAGCAAAGATAAGCGCAATTTTATAGAATCCCCAGCTAGATCCGGAACATATCCCTAGAATAGCTCTAACAGGAGATTAAACCTTTAGAAAAATAGAAGGGGACTAGTTCCTTGGGAGAGTTTTGCAGTATTTCAACCGGGATAAAAGGACAGTAGTTCTATTGAAGGTGCCACAGAATCCAATAAAATGCACCAATCAAATAAATTCTATTATAAGAGACCTCCAAGTGAATTCTATTGATGGCTTCTTTTTTACGAAATTACGAGAGATGATGGTGAACTATTGGAGAAATAAATTTGGATAATCCTGAATACTTACATTTGTTTTAAAGATAAGCCCATTTCTATGAAATTACTTTTTATAATAGCCACAGCCATAAAGCAGGCTATACCTGTTACTATAACAAGCACAATGGGGGGGGGGGGAGTAGAACTTTCACCGATCATTATCAAAAATCTGCCAATTATAATTATAGCTAGTATAGTAATAGCATAACAGGCCCACCCTTACCAACATATAGGTTTAGGGAATTGTAAAAACGCTTCAAATTTAAACCAATGTTTTTTAGGATATGTTTCCATAATAATCACATTCTCATAACCTTATTTATAATTAATAAATTCTATTGTTGGATTCTTCTTATGAAATCAATCAAATGAGGTTCTTTAACGATTCCACTAATGGGGCGAGAGAATCAGTTGGATAACATATTCACCATATTCTTTAAATTCATTATATATTACGTGCATTCGCTTCACGAACATAAAGCCGCTAAAGTGGCTTGAAATTATTTAATTTTAGACATTTTTTAGTAGTAATGCTTATGGAAATGAACAACATAAAGTAATGATAGCCCTCATTTTAGTATTTAATTTATATTAATAACTGATTGTACTTGGATTAAAAAAAGATAATACGGAGTAAAAAAATGGTTTCTGAAATTTTTTATCAAAAATTAATTGATATATCCAGAGTAATGGAAGAGAAAGGCAATGGAATTAGCTATATTCATAATGAAGATGACTGTTATACAATTGGAACAAGGAAATACAGTGAAGAAATAGATGAATACCTGAATAAAACAGTTGAACTATGGGAAGGTAGTGTACCAAACTTTAAAAAATCGAAAAAAGGCAAATCAAATGGAAAAAAGCCGAGTAGAGTTGTGTATATCTGGAAAATTTTCCTAAAAGAAGCTAAATGACCAATACGTAAAAAAAAAAAAATTTTAAACTAATATTTTGTAAATAGTTTATACCATTTTCGGATAATGTATAATAATTGAATTCTATTTGTTTCAAAAGTAACGAATGTACAGGTTATTTCAGTTTAGTAAAATTGAATTGATTGTATTCAAACATGAATTATAGCCCATTACATAATTTTTAGAATTAATTTACAGATACTGAAATGAAATCAAGTAAACTATTTTGAAACTGGACAGCAGGTGCAGAACATATAAAAATTTTTTGACAATCCAAAAACAAGTAACAGATAAACTAACTAAACCAAAAAAATCCCGAAATACCCCTCATTTTCCAAAATACACTAAAATAACACCAGAACCATCACAATATTTACATTTTCAACAAATTTCATATAACATCCTCACCAATATATAACTGTGAGCACATGCCAAAATTTGAATTTTCAAATAAATTAAGGGATTATTTAGAGAAAATAGAAACCGAAACTGGAAAAGAAGTTAAAATACTTGAAAGCCCATATCTTGGAATAAAAGGTATGTGGGCAGGGTTCAGGTACCATCCAGATTACATTATCGTTATCATCCGTTCAGATATCCAAAAAACAAACGAAACACTGGAACGCTCCATTGCCCACGAGGCAACACACGGCTACATCCTGTTTAAAGAAAGGTACTGCAGGGGTGAATTTCCAGAATCAACTGAAGACAGCGACAAAAGGG
It encodes:
- the dcd gene encoding dCTP deaminase is translated as MAILSDKHIKEYLDAGKIGIDPLDSPDIQIQPSSVDLRIGNEFKGFKIIRKPCIDPMDESDIDSYMESFYIDEGEPFIIHPGEFALATTYETIKLPGDIVARVEGRSSMGRLGVTMHVTAGYIDPGFHGRITLEISNIGKMPVALYTGQRVCQIVFETMTSPSEKPYGHPERDSKYMGQKRPESSRIKYDKDLIKKIALKKE
- a CDS encoding DUF1512 family protein, which encodes MALFGLSPFDIIGILVIVLLIFLIPWIVRVRALSSVNKAALELENMVRELEDFLIEISKEKGKPILDPSAKIEGFMEFFVVPPVDLDPNGLVRKFEKILDLSEDRFKQMVNEVAPLADAETKANIVMTLKATLAINDVAKQVRHNLELGRKGNLQILLMLQMSIPLIMRVVKAQFEGAKTFSEGKPIGDGAGPIVAGLLMKDYKNEYITEIEDMFVAKKKMEERDLIIARAKGPGARVGRVGKVVRSILAKENIDKVITVDAAVKLEGEETGKVARGIGVVIGGPGVDKWAIEEEIVKRNIELDAVIVKMSPEEAISNMNQKIADASLEAFELVQELIYNSPDEANILVVGVGNSCGIKNILNDISEIEVKQDKINEQEDKRGYLRR
- a CDS encoding RNA methyltransferase, which gives rise to MIYVVFVEPESPGNIGFLARTMKNFAFNDLVLINPCELKNEAYYQAMHAKEIIWNHKEYGSLEEFIEAEKIDFTVGTTRMAGGSYNVSRIAVTPEQFAESLNITGNIAIVFGREGNGLYNEEIALCDVVVTIPTNDEYPVLNISHAAAIVLYELFKREKNYPREELEVALKSEKELLIEEMDELIKYTGYPEHKMKTASTVFKNIIGRAFISGREAHTLIGTLRRIGLKLKE
- the tfrB gene encoding fumarate reductase (CoM/CoB) subunit TfrB, translating into MIAIKVLRYDPAKDEKPYYETYEVEETEKMKVLDALNYINQKYGAGIAYRCSCRAGQCGSCALKVNSEVKLACKAEIEDNAVIEPLDFDVLKDLVVDRSEIENKIKKMKLSLRGDEVHQDSEMCLEILKPEQYEDSKKLRGCIECFSCLSACPVVNKTSAEYAGPYFMRDISKFALDPRNKEERAKLGLDEGLYCCTTCGKCAEVCPKEISTVGGAIEKLREIACREGVGPLPAHKEVKELIARTGRSVELLDEGFIKAVSGKNKEKSNIAFFTGCLVDYRQQEVGFALLKVLENHNIDIVVPEDQVCCGSPMIRTGQTDIVKELAQKNKEVFKDYDTIITVCAGCGATLKKDYPKLGVNFNVVDISEFLIDNLNTEDMKPLNMKVTYHDPCHLNRVQGINKEPREILKKIKGLELVEMEKPNQCCGAGGGVRAGKPEIASELGKEKAEMIKKLGVDAVVTICPFCQINIETELKKEGINIPVLNILKLLEMAYEK